CGTTAGTGCTATTGAAAATCATAGTTTCCTATcgaaaatcataaataaaacaaactttaTTCTCTCCATTTTCTGCCcgaataaattatagaaaataatagtTTCCTATACCTTTTTCATCCCCTCCCTATACACTTCAACCAAACACATCATTCCAGTTCCAAAAAACTGGTCTAAAACATTGAACTACAATTTCTCTGTGCCTTTGACAACCCAGAAAATGCCAATTTCCTTAAATTTGACTGCGTCGTTCAGTCGTTTCACAAATCACAAGCAtgacccaaaaagaaaaagttgctaCCAGCCGAATTGGTGGATTGTCACCAATACGTCCTGCATCTATTGCACGATAAAAATAAGGCCTCCGCTATCAAATGACTAGCATCATGGGCCCTACTCTACTAGGCTACTACTACGTCCTATTGGGTATACCAATGCCCTTTATCCCCTAAACAATTGGTTAGATTCAACTGGACGGTGAATCTTTCTTAcccctttttttaatataaaagataattttcttAGTTTAAATTCTCATATATCTGACTATAACTAAAACCATTTTATAATTCACCAATGAATTTTTGCTGGCATGTTTATTTCGAATGTTAAGTACAGTATACAGAAAACCATGTCACCACTTCACGAAAGTCCACTCTTCATGCATCACACCGGACTCAGCTTAGTAGCTTACACATCCTTGGAGCTTGACCAAATGGCTCAAGTGAGAATCAAagccttttcttcttcatacTTTCTTAATAACACAATGAACTCGGGATCAGGCCAACCATGACCCTAGAATAGCAAGCTACAATGGGAATTCAAATGATGGGCTTCTGTCTATAATgggattattaaaaaaaagagtaaacttTTCAAGGATACTACATGATAGgactcatgcatatgcatcagCACAACGAATAGCAACTAATATACGTTAAACAAAGGCAAAATGGTCTACAAAAACGATCCTTCACAAGTCACCAGCTCAAAATAGAAGAACTAGATGAAACCATAACTTAAATCCTATTCcttgcaaaaaatttaataggCATCTTTAAGTTTCTGCTGTCCTAGACACTACAAAGTGAAAGCAAACTGGACAAGCGGGTACCTAGTTTAAACTGCTGCAATCTCTATGTTACTTGCCGCCAAAGCAGGAGTGAAGTTGTATTCCTCTTCCTCCTTGGGTGTGTGTATTGTAACCAGATCAGGCAAGGGTGTTATGGGGCCAACCTTGCCCTTAGGATCCCAATCAAGCATTATCTTCACCTTGATACCAAGAACACCCTGCAACAAATTTTAATCgcaaaaacattaattaaaagtAAACTTTTCATACCAAAGTAGATTGTTGATATGCTAATTGCATTTATCCAATTCTGAAATGAGTTTCAAAGAGTAACTTTCTAACCTGTCTAAGAAGCACATGCCTCACAGCAGAGTCAATATATTCATTGACAGGCTGGCCAGACGATATCATGTAACCATCCTTGAACTTCATAGCTTTGGCACGCTGAGCCCTGAGCTTACCACTAACTATAACCTGGATATAGTGACAAAAAGGACACTCTTATCGTAAagaaaacagaacaaaaaaaTGCTCATTTACCACAGGCAATGAAGGCCAAGTGCTTCCTTTACATACCTCACATCCTTTTGCTCCACTCTCCATAACAAATCTAAGAACACCATAGCAAGCCCTAAAAACAAGGAGGTTGAAGCCGATTCAAAagaagtacaaaaaccaaaagtaataaaaatacagCATAAATCTACAACAAATATTAGTCCAAAGATatctttaaaaattatcactggacatggataaaaaataaagatgaaaacAAACTGATTGGACGATTATATATACTTGTGCATGTGCTCAATAATGTGTgcatgcatttttccatcatGAATGCAGAAACCATCATAAgcagattattttttttgccaATCCTGATTTGTCCCAGTGAAAAATGTATAGAAGACTTCACAGCTGGTTTTCTCACTATAAGTTTAAGGTTTTAATACTTCTGAGCTGTTTTCACCTTTTCCAACACTTTATTACAAATTCTATACATATAATAGGACACATGCACACCTGTGTAACTgccacacagagagagagagagagagagagagagagaagagacaCTGATTCATGAAGAAGTAGATGGAATCAAATTCAGatacactaaatttttttttttgataggttcgAATTCAGATACACTAAAATTTAGGAATTCCCGAACTCCAAGAACTAAAGAACAGTTCAAAGAGACTAACAAAACTCCAAATTTTAAATGTAAGCATTGTTGAGAGATCCTCTTAACCA
The sequence above is drawn from the Castanea sativa cultivar Marrone di Chiusa Pesio chromosome 5, ASM4071231v1 genome and encodes:
- the LOC142636567 gene encoding small ribosomal subunit protein uS3x-like, which translates into the protein MATQMSKKRKFVADGVFYAELNEVLTRELAEDGYSGVEVRVTPMRTEIIIRATRTQNVLGEKGRRIRELTSVVQKRFKFPENSVELYAEKVNNRGLCAIAQAESLRYKLLGGLAVRRACYGVLRFVMESGAKGCEVIVSGKLRAQRAKAMKFKDGYMISSGQPVNEYIDSAVRHVLLRQGVLGIKVKIMLDWDPKGKVGPITPLPDLVTIHTPKEEEEYNFTPALAASNIEIAAV